The following coding sequences are from one Odontesthes bonariensis isolate fOdoBon6 chromosome 10, fOdoBon6.hap1, whole genome shotgun sequence window:
- the LOC142390096 gene encoding transmembrane protein 26, which yields MCRLLNVLLALLSRFLFAVHGVVTVWRVVAVKGEPLYWLLLTGVALLGVEMAVTLKCTRNAEWKWFSPMVFLYLSTVIPSIWFLELSLLQSKLPLNNSSGHELHLLAHIPITAGIVELDPENWVAGLEQTMLIVLVLGRWLMPKGDMSRDQLSQLLMVYVGLGADILDIFDTFKEPEVKTNKVVVITGLALFSWALMQFPLVLTQTQPQKAEPPLRSRGGLYCCPGAPPSLSSCCSSEVWSLLLTVGLQDGPFLLYRLYLMVQEHVLNQLMIFFTCKNILIVLLELYRIFVVQCEQQVRESVLERCAALALHCQTHRGTKEEEEEEEMGKEGRCAERSCHIDMERATDREEDQGDAQPHSETGSGLWRVGD from the exons ATGTGTCGCCTCCTGAATGTCTTGTTGGCTCTACTGAGTCGCTTCCTGTTTGCTGTCCACGGGGTGGTGACAGTGTGGCGAGTGGTGGCTGTTAAAGGGGAGCCGCTCTATTGGCTGCTGCTGACGGGTGTGGCTCTGCTGGGCGTGGAAATGGCTGTCACTCTGAAATGCACCCGGAATGCAGAGTGGAAATG GTTCTCCCCCATGGTTTTCCTGTACCTCAGTACTGTCATCCCATCCATTTGGTTTCTGGAGCTGAGCCTGTTACAATCCAAGCTGCCCCTCAACAATTCTTCCGGCCATGAGCTCCATTTGCTGGCTCACATCCCGATCACAGCG GGCATTGTGGAGCTAGACCCAGAGAACTGGGTGGCTGGCCTGGAGCAGACCATGCTCATCGTGTTGGTTCTGGGTCGCTGGCTGATGCCCAAAGGGGACATGTCACGTGATCAGCTTTCACAGCTCCTCATGGTCTATGTAGGACTGGGCGCCGACATCCTGGACATCTTTGACACTTTCAAGGAACCTGAAGTCAAAACTAACAAAGTGGTTGTCATTACTGGGTTGGCCCTCTTTTCTTGGGCCCTCATGCAGTTTCCTCTGGTTCTCACCCAGACGCAACCCCAAAAGGCGGAGCCTCCTCTCAGGAGCAGGGGTGGACTTTACTGCTGTCCTGGAGCTCCGCCCTCactctcctcctgctgctcaAGTGAAGTTTGGAGCTTGTTGCTCACTGTGGGACTCCAAGACGGCCCGTTCCTGCTGTACCGTTTATACCTCATGGTGCAAGAGCATGTACTGAACCAGCTGATGATTTTCTTCACCTGTAAGAACATCCTCATCGTCCTTTTGGAGCTTTACAGAATCTTTGTggtgcagtgtgagcagcaGGTACGAGAGTCAGTGTTGGAGAGGTGTGCAGCTCTGGCGCTCCACTGTCAAACGCACAGAGGcacgaaggaggaggaggaagaggaggaaatggGTAAAGAGGGACGTTGTGCAGAGCGAAGCTGTCATATAGACATGGAGAGGGCGACCGATAGGGAGGAAGATCAGGGAGATGCCCAG CCTCATTCAGAGACGGGCTCAGGTCTCTGGAGGGTTGGTGACTAG
- the gabrd gene encoding gamma-aminobutyric acid receptor subunit delta, whose protein sequence is MEIPTFLLFGLALLFVGGDIFTRAMLSDIGDYVGTGLEISWLPNLDELMKGYARNFRPGIGGPPVNVAMAIEVASIDHISEANMDYTMTVYLRQSWRDDRLSYNHTNKTLGLDSRFVDKLWVPDTFIVNAKSAWFHDVTVENKLIRLQPNGVILYSSRITSTVACDMDLTKYPMDEQECMLDLESYGYSSEDIVYHWSDSQRHIHGLDKLELSQFTITDYRFVTEMMNFKSAGRFPRLSLRFELRRNRGVYIIQSYMPSILLVAMSWVSFWISQSAVPARVTLGITTVLTMTTLMVSARSSLPRASAIKALDVYFWICYVFVFAALIEYAFAHYNADYRLKEKAKVKANKLSSESIVKNGKQAMVLFSLSVTGMNQGVVISNRQGRTQHSGSEIPGEGGTEEPEPRRRRSRPEEESQEKKKKCCSKCVCKPIDADTIDIYARAVFPFTFAVVNVIYWVAYTM, encoded by the exons GGCCATGCTGAGTGACATTGGGGACTATGTAGGTACAGGCCTTGAAATATCCTGGTTACCTAATCTGGATGAGTTAATGAAGGGCTATGCCAGAAATTTTCGCCCTGGGATAGGAG GTCCACCGGTGAATGTGGCCATGGCTATCGAAGTGGCCAGCATTGACCACATCTCTGAAGCCAACATG GACTACACCATGACCGTGTACTTGCGACAGAGCTGGCGCGATGACCGCCTCTCCTACAATCACACCAACAAAACTCTGGGGCTGGACAGTCGGTTTGTGGACAAGCTTTGGGTTCCTGACACCTTCATCGTTAATGCCAAATCCGCTTGGTTTCACGACGTGACTGTGGAGAACAAGCTGATCCGCCTGCAGCCCAATGGAGTCATTCTATATAGCAGCCG AATCACTTCGACGGTAGCGTGTGACATGGACCTCACTAAGTATCCCATGGATGAACAGGAGTGCATGCTGGACTTGGAAAGCT aTGGTTACTCCTCAGAGGACATTGTGTATCACTGGTCGGATAGTCAGAGGCACATCCATGGACTTGACAAATTGGAGCTCTCCCAGTTCACTATCACAGACTACCGCTTTGTCACAGAGATGATGAACTTCAAATCAG CGGGACGATTTCCAAGGCTCAGTCTTCGCTTCGAGCTGAGACGTAATAGAGGCGTCTACATCATCCAGTCATACATGCCTTCGATCTTACTGGTTGCCATGTCTTGGGTGTCCTTTTGGATCAGCCAATCAGCAGTCCCCGCTCGTGTGACCTTAG GGATCACTACTGTTCTCACCATGACCACCCTGATGGTGAGCGCCCGCTCCTCCCTGCCACGAGCATCAGCCATCAAAGCTCTGGATGTCTACTTCTGGATCTGTTATGTGTTTGTGTTCGCAGCCCTCATTGAGTACGCCTTCGCTCACTACAACGCTGACTACAGACTCAAAGAGAAGGCCAAGGTGAAGGCCAACAAGCTCAGCTCCGAG TCCATTGTAAAGAACGGCAAACAGGCCATGGTTCTGTTTTCCCTGTCGGTCACCGGTATGAATCAGGGCGTGGTTATTTCTAACCGCCAAGGCCGAACGCAGCACTCTGGCAGTGAGATCCCGGGGGAGGGTGGCACGGAGGAGCCGGAGCCGAGGAGGAGAAGATCCAGGCCGGAGGAGGAGAGtcaggaaaagaagaagaagtgctGTTCCAAGTGTGTTTGCAAGCCCATTGATGCAGACACCATCGACATCTATGCCAGAGCTGTGTTCCCCTTTACCTTTGCTGTGGTGAATGTGATCTACTGGGTGGCGTACACCATGTGA